In Antechinus flavipes isolate AdamAnt ecotype Samford, QLD, Australia chromosome 6, AdamAnt_v2, whole genome shotgun sequence, the sequence AATGGATAACAGCTGCTATAGAATAATGAATGAAACTTGGGAATCATAGATTataggaaagggaaaattatggaatagaaagtggaaagaatggaaatgccTGACTTTTTGAGTATTTTCATGGAAGGCAATTAGaatcagaatttttatttcacagatgtggaaactgagactgggATGGGGATAGAGAAGCAGTAGAACTCTGATTCttgttctcacttttttttttcttctaaataataAACTACTTAACACATGAGTGTTGGAGGGAGAGGTCTGAGTATAGAATATACTTAATGACAGACTGGATTGATaaactgcttttatttttctttaattctttattatgacttactggaaagagaaaagaaagatatatttaggaataaagataatataaaaacaagaaattagtaaattgaaaaaaatttgttttggctGCCTTGTGATCTTAGGCATGTCATCTTTctgcctgttttctcatttgtaagatcTACCAAAGAAAGAAACATTGATACAGTTAGGGAATAAGTGTTATGATTACTAATGTAGCCTCCAAATACTGATTGATAATGAAATCAGCAGACAACCAAGCATCAAAAGATTTATGGAATACTTGCAAACAAAAACTAGAGTTTTTTTGACAAAGGATTTGGGACTAAAGAGTGGatattttgaaatatcagattagAAATTACAAATTGCCCATGTTTAGAGTGACTGGGTGAAGCATAACAAATCTGCTAGCTTTGAGCTGTCTGGCTTTTGTTCAACAACAATAAATGTCATCTcctgggaaagggaagggaaacagTCTAACATCACTGCTGGATACACTGTGGAGGACGCTGAAAACTTAACACTGATTTTTGTTCTCTTAGAGAATATATAACTCATTACAAGAGTCAAAGATATTAAGAGCAAGTGTGAGAGCTGGATGTCTAGGAGCAGGGAAATAAGATGCTAGCGTTTTATGTGCTAGACAGAACACACCTGGAGGCTGGGCTCACTTCAGCACTGGTCGGCATGTTTTCCAAGATATTGGTAAGCTGGAGGACCCAGAGAGGGGTTTAGAAATGATATCCTATGAGCCTGAGTTGAAGAAATGGGGAAGCTTAGCTTGAAGAAAAGGCAGAGATGGGCAGTGGAATATTGAAGactccttttaaaatctttgaagaATTGTGTGTTGTTCTATGTGATTCCAGATGACACTTGTAGCAATAGGTGGGAGTTTCAAAAAGGCCATTTCAGGCTTGATAGAAGTTCCTCACCATTAGAGCAATCCCAAAGTGGATAGAGTCACCTTGTAGATAGTGGGTTCTATCTTAATAGCCATGTTTAAAAACTGTATTACTATAACCCCCTTTTGGGTAGCTTtagaagggatttttttaaagattccaaTTGGGATGTATTGTACCCCCACTCCTCCCTAATCTCTCCAAGACTTTCTTTGGCTGGGTGATTCTGTGAGGTTTTGTTGGattcttttaatgaaaaattgttgtaattaaaagaaaagaaaaaaaaaaagaaaatctaaccAGAAGCCAACAGAAAAATGAAAGGTGGTAGTCAGCCTGGAGATCCTAAGTGAAGGGAGGTGAGAGAAAATGGTCAGAGACAGGCTTTCTGAACAGTTCTTTGCTGAAAAGTAGGTCCTTGCTGGGAGAAGAGAAACCATCAAGCGCTGCAGCTGAAGCAGTGGGTGAGTCACTTACTTGGAAGTTTCCCAGCACTCCATTTTTGAGGAACTCTGCCAGTGGTCAGAAACACAAGCTGGGGCCCACATTGTTAGGGGAAATACCCGACACAAATACAGTGGGGAGAAGGTGCAGCATGCCCTCACTCACGGTCACTGGGAATAGTTTTGTAATTTAAGCCTTGCAGTTAATCTGGGCCAGTTTACTGATCCATATGATGGGTGTCAATCAATCCACCCACGAGCAATTTTAATTATTAGCACCGATTGGGTACTAGGCCCAGCATGTGGTTTGCTGTCTCATAGGCCAGGATGAGCCGCACATGTTTAGTGTAAGTTAGTAGAAAAAAGGACTTGGAATCACATTTGAATGCAAATTCTACCCTAGACACTGTGTGGCCCCATAAGTGACTTAACCCCTCCACCTCATGTAAGATGAGTATAGCAATAACAAGTccaaagggttgttgtgaaactCAAGTGAAACATGGTAAATGCAACTTTTTCTACACATTCAGGGAGGGATGAGCCCAAGTTTGGAGTGACAAACGGGGAAACTCCTTTTTGCTGCTTGTCCTGCAGCCACTCTTCATGAGATGGGGTAGGACAAATCATCTCCTTAACTCCCCACTCCTCAGACTTTCTTCACATTCTTGTTCCCCCTGACTCTCTCTTTAAGGCAACCTACAGAACATTTAAGTTTGGTAAATTGGGCTGGTTCTTAATTGGTCATAAATCACTGACATATGGGTAGCAGAACCAAAATCTTAACCAGCAGTCCAAATGGTGAAGCTGAGGCAGATGGTCCATCTGCTACAAAAAAGCTCCTACAGTCCAACAGCACGGATTCTAGTCCCTCTGACTCGAGCGTCTCTAGGGAGTACTGCCACTTATTTTGTAGTGTCTTCATGTTTTTTCTGGGCCTCACTGTTTTATTAATCCAGCCAAAAACCAGATGGTTTTATCCAGAAATTCTTACAGTTATGAGGGAAAAAACTCAGCTCAGGTCACTGGTCCGtaacataaataaaatgttgGTTTCAACAAGGTGTGCCATACTTGGCAAGTTGGAATGTCTATTTAAGGAGGATTCAAATGGTAAAGATGGAAAGATAATGACCTATTTAAAGATAACCTGGCTAGGATCAGGGGCTGCAGTTAGTGAAAATGAGAAGTTAGACCTCAGTGGCATCCCCCTATTATGGGCCcgaatatttactttttttctccattaggCTTTTATGGCAATGAAGCCTACAAAATGGCACTAAGGCCAATTCTTGTTTCCTGTCCCGCAGGTTTTACTAGAAAGCTAGTTCCCCATTAAACTGAACATGGTAGGACAAGGATTATGGAAATCACAACTTTTGTTGGTTAAGAAGCATAAGAGCTAAGAGATTAGATAATGAAGCTTACTCACTTAGGTAAAGCATCCATTCCTAGAGGGCATTTTGTGTCCTTCCACAAGCATTGAATTTAGCATGTTTTCACCAGCCTCCCTCCTGCTCCAAGAATTTAAGATCTTAAATGTTGTTTTATCAGCTATAATGGCTCCATTTTAGTTTGTAAGATGGTAAATTCAATGTTTAATCTacctttttaaacaaaaatcaatTCCAAGAAACTGCCTTCCtgacaatttttctttctatagaaaatgaattttattgatataaacatAGACTATAGATCTTTTCCTAGAAAACACTGGTTTTGGTAATTTATAGCAATACTCTAcatttactgaattttttttactttattttttttttgctacttgaTTTCAATCTATCTACTAGGGAAAGTGGCTTTTTGGTTTTGTAGGCCACACTCTTCTTGATTCGTTCTCCCTTGACCTCCACGATGTGGGGTAAGAGAGGAGGCTGCCGAACAGTCACAGCTGTTCCTTGCGGTGTGTATCCTCGAAGATGTAGTTTGTCCTCTGATAGAGACGTTACTGCAACCCAGCCTGTGTAAGAAACATGATGAACAAACACCACGTGAAATTACTAGATCCCTTCCTAATACATCGAAGCTGGACtacacataaataaaaagaacttagGAAAGAATAGTAAAAAATCTCTCTGcttaaaatgtatgtgtgtgtgtgttcgggtatatatacacagatgtcTTCATTTACTACAATGCTTGAAGAAATATtggtattttttcccttcttgtaaTGGTCTTTAAGATTAAGCTTGTCTGTACAGTTGAGAAGATCCTATTTATACTAGCTATATATCAGAACTACAATCACTCTGGCAACTCTAAATGTAAATGAATATGccaatttcaaataatttaaactttaaaaaagtgcTCAGTGTTCAATTACCAGCAGAAGAAAGCTTGATATCGGCCACAGCCTCCAGCTTCCCAATTCCCTTCAATGTAATGTCTTGAGAAACCAGAGGTGGGAACTCTGCCATTCTTTCAACTCCACCCATGGGAACctatcattaaggaaaaaaaaaaaaaagtttggaactcaaaatatacCCATGATTCTTAAGTATGAAGTCAGTCATTGAAATTCTATGATCAGGACACAAAGGAAGACAAGACCTCTAACTCGGTCTATAAACCACAGGAAGATCAGAAATGTCATCGAGGTGGGGCTGCAGTCAGGAAACCCTGAGTTTAAAGGTGGCCTGGGCCTTATTCCAccggaagagggaggaggaaggaggccAGCATCTTTGCCCCGAGCCCCCTAGGGGCAGTGTGGGCCGCAGGATGAAGAGTGGGCTGGGATGGAACAACAAAACCGCAGCTCTGATCAGTACAAGTCCAGCAGAAGGCTGGGCCAGTCTTCCACAGAGTGAGCAGGGTCAGATGGCTCTAGCCCCAGGTGCGAACTAAGCAGAACACTAAGCCAGACAGTGTTTTAGTGACTCTGGACACCATGTACAAAACCTCTTACTATCAGATTgagacaataattttaaaaagaccgTAACAAGAAAAGGCTCATAAACCACCAGAGATCCCGATCTGAGCACCTTCTTCCCCAGACGTGCAGGGCCCCTCCCTTCACTCCTCAGCACCCCAGAACCTCTCCTACCGGtggtctctcccttccccacacttACAGGGAACCCCAAGGTTTTCTGCCCCTCTTTTCATACAGTTCCCCACAAACAAGGGACAGAAAGCATAATAAAGCTGTGCTGTGGATCCCAGCCTGCTAACAAAGGCTCCATTAGCCCAGCCCTGTCAATCAGGACTGTTCTGGGCTGGGGGCTATCACATGTCCTGTGCAGTCACCATAGGATCCGCTTACCTGAAGCAAGGTTTGCCCAGCATGCTTCTGATAGATGCCATCTGCTTTCTCCAAAGTAGTAATGTGTACCGGAACTAAGTTTGATGCCACAACAGAAAACCAAGCTGATGTATTTccctgaagaaagaaataaagataaaacattttctccagaaagaaaaacaacaacaaccaaaaaaaacccctttaaaaataacatttttaaacagataatttagaacaatgacaaaaacataaaattattatactttcttttctataaGCAAAATTCAAAGCACACAAGTCCTCAACATGTCTTAATTTACATGTTATATTCAAAGTACCATTTAAATGCAAATCACGAATGTCTTGATTGAATAcatacttgatttttttaaaataataaaaaaaagtgtttttattctgaaaaataaggCCAACATGTAACTTAGGTAGTCTACAAATACTCTTACCACATTTCTGTGCTTTTATGTTTGTAAAAAGGTGTTCATTGCAAGAAAGCTCATATACCacagttttttctttattaatcttTACTTTTGTAAAAGTTTACTAGTctcaaacaattatttttaatttaagaatttaGGTCTTCACAGTACAACTTAAGTTCTAGGATGTATCAGGAAAAAACTCCATTATCACCTTGCCAAGGAAACAGAAAGCAAATGTTTAttacagaaaagagagagggtgggaaaaagagatagaaagagattgATCAATCTGTCTGGTGTTACTAAACCTTTGAAGTGAAGTGAGAATCAAATTCTCCTTATCCTTGTAATGAAGTGCTATGGTAGATATTTTTACAATTTACCAAACCAATGAATTTCTAGTACAAATGATTTAAGTTTGTCAAATGGTGAAGCTTCTGATTATtactgaaaataaaatcattcattttaattaaatacttaaaaCAGCTTTGTTACTCTCTTGGTTCTGAATCAcaagcaaactttaaagtacataCATTAAATCATACTCTAGACTCTTATGTACTTCTGCCCAAGAAGCTAAGAGCCCATAATAAATTACTCTACCTTGTGAGTAGCAAGGACTGGGATATATTGtgttaatttttctcttttctctaaattaAATAGGAACAAGAGCCCTGAGAGATACCATGTAAGGATATATCACACcagaaagatttatattttaaagtcacTGAGCAAGGGATTAGCAGAAATAAGGGAACCTGGTTCCCCTGTGTTTCTGTATCACTATTTGAGAGTTTGACAAGACTGTGATTTCTGCATGGAtgccaaagaaaaggaagaatatctTGACCTAACTGCCAGGATCTTTTGATAACACTAAATATCCTGgagatgttatttaaaaaaaaaagtcaaaacccAACAGCACAAAGTGTTTTCATCacatttaaaaaaggatattctTTTGCTCACCTGTAGGTAATCTAGGCGTCCTAAAGCACCTAAGAACAGAACCATTCCAGGTTTCAAAACAAAGGTTCTTGGGACAATGGAATGTGTTGGCAAAACaatctttacttctttttctgtcaGATAATTTAAGACCTGTGAAGAAAATGGCATGAAATTTTGTGAACTTGTAGTTTATAATTCAGTCACTGAAGCTCCTGGCCTCTTAAAGGAGTTGGACCAACTGGcccgaggtcccttccagctctggactTCTGAGCCTATGGACCTTTCAGCTGAGTTAAGTCAAATACGGAAAGTTCTGATAGTCACCATAAAATtgatcatatttatatttatttgtaatgtatattattttgtttactatacattatacatttttatttttaaaaacatttcaattttcttatgaTTCTGACATTTAAGAGAAATATCTGGAATATTTGAGAATAATTCCTATGCTTTTAGCATCACTCATTGTCAGTACAAAGctgcttctcttcctttctcaaaaaTTAGTGAAGCTGAAAGCTTACAAGACTTCTGCTTAAAGCTTCGTCACAGATTTTTAATATGGCCTTTTCCTTGAAGCCTCTATGATGGTGGTTTGTGGATCACTGGTGAGTCCCAAATGGAAATCACAAACAATCTGGTCTTTTTATACAGCAGGTTTGAACCACCCTCACAAGGCTGTGAGCAAAGCACTGTCTCAGCCCTAGCTATTCTCATAGCCATTATAGCCCCTAATAGAATATCCAAGATTGTGGGGGGTGAGGGTGAAGAGAGGGTTGAAGGGCAGTGACAAGGTGGAAGCAGGGAGAAGATAATCCAGGTCTCTAAAGCCCCTTTTAGGTCCAGAATTCTGACtttaaaaatggacaaaaataaatGCCCATCTGCCATTACCAACCAATTTCATGAAAGAGGTTAGGGATCTAAAGAACAGCATTTTTCTAAGATCCCAGTGTGCACAGGGCTGGGCCTGGGGGCAGGAGAGCAGGCTTCAACCAGCCTTCAGAccctactggctgtgtgaccaagGGCATTGGTCTTAACTTGGTCTGGCCTTAGTCCCTTCACTAGTAAGATGGGGacaataacagtacctaccttaCCAGCTTGctgtgaggactaaatgagacTGTTTTTTAAGATGTTTGCACATGGTAGCTGAGCCTCTTCATATCTCCTGTCCCTATGTCTATACATGCCAGGGTTAGTATTTTATGCTTACATTTACATGTAACACCTTCAAATGCTTGATTTTATTTCACATCCTTTCTGCCTAGTTTCCTTCCAGAAAGTGAAAACAATGTATGTATTGTCCATCCCTCCCTTGGCCTGCAAAACCTCCTAAGTGTGGAAATTCCAGGTTCCCAGAATCATGGGCCTAGCAGAGAAAGCTACATGGGCCCTTTAGCTCTCTAACATCCGGTGGGTTCTTTGCCCAACACTTTCCTCCAACTTTATTATTCCCAGTTTGCACAGCACCTTCTCACTGCTTTTAATGCTTTCTAAATGAAACCAAATACGTACACAATTTTCCTTCACTATTCCAGGGGTATCATAAAACCAGTGAGAGTCTTTCACTTCTTGAGGGGTCAATTCCACATGCTTCTCAGGTTCATCCGGTGCTATTCTGGGGGGCTCATTCTCCATGTCAAAAGCGAGTGAATCGGCATCAAATTCAAAAGTGGGTTCCTCATTTTGTGAAGTAGATGTTGTTCTTCTAACTCTTCCTACAAGGAGAGAATAGCTTTGAAGTGTTTGACCTTTCAGATGTCTGAATTTCCCCCCTTCATACATGTCCATCTCAGTTTGGTTACTCTAAGAGGAGTAAAGGCCCCCTTGCTGGCAGCTGGCAGGAGGCTGTCTATGGCTCTGAGCTAGTGGATTGTAGGGAAATGGATGTAGCACAGAATGCCTGTTTTGGAGGCGGAAGGGGCTTCCAGAATGGGTGAGTAGCAGaggaaagagagcaagagagagctCCCCGTGCCTCAGTGTTGTACTGTACTATGGGGAGAATTCAAACGGACTGACAGGAGGAAACACCAAGGCTCTCGGCATAAGCTGGCAGCATCAGGGCCAACGGAGAAAGCACCCTGACACAGGCTGTACCCCTCCGAGTCCGGAGAGGAGCTCCCCTAGAGGGCATCCCCCCACATACCCCGCCCCCCAGCCCCTCAGCGGGCACCCACCCCTCCATGACTCACTCCGGAGGACAGTGCCCAACCGGAGAGCCCCCCCCTCCGTCCCCACACTCACCCACCAGATAGCCCTGCCTCTTCAGGCGGTAGAGGCGCTCCCGCTCCGGCTTACTGAGGTCCTCCTCGACCTGCGCCGCCTCCTCCCGAAGCCTCTTGTTCCTTTCAAACATTTGGTAAGGAGTCGGCTTGCTAATGGGAAATTTCAGGAGGTTCAAGGTGGTTCCTGTAGACAAAGCACACGCTGCTAAGGAAATGCAAAgtcttcatttttaattcatCTCAAAGCTTGCTTTCCCTTTCTCAGGAGGGGAGGCTTCTCAGCCCACGTTGCACAGTTCAGGGAAGATGAGGGGGGCACACGAACCCGGGAAAACGGCTCCTCCGCCCGGGGGTGGGGGGTGAAGAGGACGCACACCAGGAACCCGAGAAGACGGCTCGGCCGGCTCTCGCAGTGATTCACCGAGCGGgcgggggaggggctggggctCACCGGGCCACGGGGAGATGGTGGCGCGCTCCGTGGTGTCGGCGCCCCGGGCCGTGCAGTAGTCGGAAGCCAGCAGCGCGTTGAAGAGCGTGGACTTGCCGGCATTGGTGGCGCCCACCAGGTAGACGTCGCCGCGGTAGCGCCAGGAGCGCTGCACCGTTGAGATGAGCTCTTCCACGCCGTAGCCGGTCTTGGCGCTGAGCAGCAGCACGTCGTGCACCGCGCCCTCCGCCGGGACCCTCGCCCCCCGCGGAGCCTTTCGCAGGCCGGCCCGCTCGCATTCGTCCCACAGGCGCTCCCGGAGCCTGCGCAGGTAGCCGGGGGCGTCGGCGGGCAGCAGGTCCACCTTGTTGCCCAACAGCAGCAGCGGCCGGGGTCCGAGCAAGTCGGGCAGCTCTGGCAGCAGGGGGTCGGGCAGATCGAGCAAGTCCAGCAGGTAGAGCACGAGGGCGGGCCCCGGGCGGCGCAGCGCGACGTGCACCAGCTCCCGGTACTGCTCGCGGCTCACGCACACCCGCAGGGCCCGCTGGTGGTGCACTAGGAGCCAGCAGCGCTGGCACACGGCCCGGGCCAGCCCGTCGGCTTCGGCCAGCAGCTGGCGGTACTTTTCGCTGGGCAGGTAGCCAGGCACCGAGGGCTCCTGGCAGTGCAGCTCCGCCCCGCAGCCCGAGCAGCTCATGCCACTGGCCGGCACGGATGGGTCGGGACTCCCCACTACCGGGTGCAGCCTCTTCTCCCGGGCCCGCCTCTGCTGCTGCGCCAGCCGCCGCTCGTCCCGCTGCTGCAGCTCCCGCTCTTCCCGCTCCTGCCTCTGCCGCAGTTCCTCCGTCAGCGACGGCTCCGCGTCGGGCTCCGGCTCGGAGACGTACTCCGGGAACACGAAGCTCTCCTCCAGCCGGCGGGGGTCCACCGTGGTTCCCACGCCCGTCTCCTCTCGGCCTCCCCTCGCTTTGTGGCCATGCCACAGCCGTGTCGGGGAGAAGGCCGAGGCGACAGGGCGGCTCGCGGGGAACAGCCCAGGGGAGCCATGGCTCCGCAGCAGGGGCAGCAGCCTGCGCCACCAGCTCTGGGGCAGCATGGGGACGGCGGGGCGGGGCCGGGCTCTAGCACGTGTCTACGAAGCTCCTCCAACGGTGGCCCCGGAGGGACTGACTTGTCACTTGTCACCCTCCGCCCCGCGGTCCGCCCCGCGGTTAGTCACTTTTCTTCAGTTTGAAAATCAGTACCGGCCGTGGCTTTGCGGCGAACATTTAAGGAAGTAATGACTAGAAAAACACAAAacttaaaatgacaagaaaattaaAAGCGGATGTAAAAGGGATCAAGGAAATCCCACGTTAAACGCGAGGTTTTTTGCTTCTACCCTTAAGTGTTTACGAAAGGCAATATCGCATTTTTATTTcaatctctcttcttctttcctgcAGTCATAACAGGCTGGACATCATTTTAATCCAGTTATCTGGTCTCTCGCCCACAGACGCCGCGACTGAGCTAACCACATTTCTCTGCATATAACTGACACACCGCGGCTGGAAGCACTTTCCTTAGCACCACCTCCTCAAAGCGCATGTGCAGTGGACACATCAAATGGCCCGCCCACTCTGCGGAGCTCCTCCACGGGACGTGCGCACTCAACCGCTGTCTGAGCATGCGGAAGTCGAAGCAGGAACCGGAAGTTTTCGGAACTGAGGCGTAGGGTTAAAGGCGCAAGGTCTGCCGGGAAC encodes:
- the NOA1 gene encoding nitric oxide-associated protein 1, which produces MLPQSWWRRLLPLLRSHGSPGLFPASRPVASAFSPTRLWHGHKARGGREETGVGTTVDPRRLEESFVFPEYVSEPEPDAEPSLTEELRQRQEREERELQQRDERRLAQQQRRAREKRLHPVVGSPDPSVPASGMSCSGCGAELHCQEPSVPGYLPSEKYRQLLAEADGLARAVCQRCWLLVHHQRALRVCVSREQYRELVHVALRRPGPALVLYLLDLLDLPDPLLPELPDLLGPRPLLLLGNKVDLLPADAPGYLRRLRERLWDECERAGLRKAPRGARVPAEGAVHDVLLLSAKTGYGVEELISTVQRSWRYRGDVYLVGATNAGKSTLFNALLASDYCTARGADTTERATISPWPGTTLNLLKFPISKPTPYQMFERNKRLREEAAQVEEDLSKPERERLYRLKRQGYLVGRVRRTTSTSQNEEPTFEFDADSLAFDMENEPPRIAPDEPEKHVELTPQEVKDSHWFYDTPGIVKENCVLNYLTEKEVKIVLPTHSIVPRTFVLKPGMVLFLGALGRLDYLQGNTSAWFSVVASNLVPVHITTLEKADGIYQKHAGQTLLQVPMGGVERMAEFPPLVSQDITLKGIGKLEAVADIKLSSAGWVAVTSLSEDKLHLRGYTPQGTAVTVRQPPLLPHIVEVKGERIKKSVAYKTKKPLSLVDRLKSSSKKKIK